A stretch of the Leptospirillum ferriphilum genome encodes the following:
- a CDS encoding RsmD family RNA methyltransferase, translating into MSFFMIRIQTGSLKGTGIPYKIREGLRPTTQKVRESVVNILKPDWSGAYVADLFAGTGAYGLEALSNGAEKIVWVEKSASLVHDLEIFLEERFPDRRQDFSVWKGDVLKFLESYSGKPANIVLLDPPYGYARRRQLLSGLLHSAIVGPETIVVFEHYHKDNLLSDAAGREEFRLLKMYAYGESHVALLRRNRA; encoded by the coding sequence TTGTCTTTTTTCATGATTCGCATTCAGACAGGTTCCCTGAAAGGGACGGGCATCCCTTATAAAATCCGCGAAGGCCTGCGGCCGACGACGCAAAAGGTGCGGGAATCCGTGGTGAATATTTTGAAACCGGACTGGTCCGGCGCCTATGTGGCCGACCTGTTTGCCGGAACCGGGGCCTATGGCCTGGAAGCCTTGTCAAACGGGGCAGAAAAAATTGTCTGGGTGGAAAAGAGTGCGTCACTGGTTCATGATCTTGAAATCTTTCTCGAAGAGCGGTTTCCGGACCGCCGGCAGGATTTTTCCGTCTGGAAAGGAGACGTCCTGAAATTTTTGGAGTCTTATTCGGGTAAACCGGCAAACATCGTCCTTCTGGACCCGCCCTACGGGTATGCCCGGAGGCGACAACTCTTGTCCGGACTTCTTCATAGTGCTATAGTGGGACCCGAGACCATTGTGGTTTTCGAGCACTACCACAAGGACAATTTGCTGTCCGATGCCGCCGGAAGAGAGGAGTTCAGACTACTAAAAATGTATGCCTACGGCGAAAGCCACGTGGCGTTGCTCAGACGAAATCGCGCGTGA
- the coaD gene encoding pantetheine-phosphate adenylyltransferase → MNKKKAVYPGTFDPVTFGHLDMLNRALTIFDEILIAVAENPRKSPLFSLEERIELIRQVAPAPPPAVQVVGFHSLLVDFVRKNNCQVILRGVRAVSDFDYELRMALINQTLARDIETVFLMPSEKYMFITSTMIREISELGGDLAMLVPPTVEEALKKKFFRSDTE, encoded by the coding sequence GTGAACAAGAAAAAGGCCGTCTATCCGGGAACGTTCGATCCGGTGACTTTCGGTCACTTGGACATGCTGAACAGGGCACTCACGATCTTTGACGAGATCCTGATTGCGGTTGCGGAAAATCCCCGTAAATCTCCTCTCTTTTCCCTTGAAGAACGGATTGAACTGATACGACAGGTTGCTCCGGCGCCGCCGCCGGCAGTCCAGGTCGTCGGGTTTCATTCCCTTCTCGTCGATTTTGTCCGCAAGAACAATTGTCAGGTCATTCTCCGCGGGGTAAGGGCCGTGTCGGACTTCGACTATGAACTCCGAATGGCCCTGATTAACCAGACACTCGCCAGGGATATCGAGACCGTCTTTTTGATGCCCAGCGAAAAATACATGTTCATCACGTCTACCATGATCAGGGAAATTTCCGAACTGGGTGGCGACCTCGCCATGCTTGTCCCGCCCACGGTCGAGGAAGCCCTCAAGAAAAAATTTTTCCGGAGCGATACGGAATGA
- a CDS encoding pyridoxal phosphate-dependent aminotransferase: MSQTPKFTLSNRLSRLKPSPTLQLAARARELKEQGIDVLDFSGGEPDFRTPEEVGEAAIKAIRDGFTKYTAVGGISELKEAIVAKFERDQKITYTPKDIVVSCGAKHSLFQIFQALVNPGDQVLLPSPAWVSYPDQIYLNGGEPVFVPCREEDGFRLTPEAVEAAITPRSKILVLNSPNNPTGAVIGQRALEGIGELALKHNLLVISDEIYEKIVYDNHRSISIATLDPRLKESTIIVNGVSKTYSMTGWRIGYAAGPREIMQAVDSIQSQTTSNPTSISQKAAAFALSSGDRFFLPMLSAYGKRREAVVEALNQVPGITCKKPDGAFYAFLNISGLLGKSYRGHPLLNVYELAEFFLDVAKVTIVPGAPFGNDHHMRMSFAASLSVLQAGIDRIRDAVSRMD; the protein is encoded by the coding sequence ATGAGCCAGACGCCCAAATTTACCCTTTCCAACCGTCTTTCCCGCCTGAAACCTTCTCCGACTCTCCAGCTGGCGGCCCGCGCGCGGGAACTGAAGGAACAGGGGATTGATGTTCTCGATTTCTCCGGAGGCGAGCCAGATTTCCGGACCCCCGAAGAAGTGGGGGAGGCCGCGATAAAGGCAATCCGGGACGGATTCACCAAATACACAGCCGTGGGGGGCATCTCCGAACTGAAGGAAGCGATCGTGGCAAAATTCGAGCGCGATCAGAAGATCACTTACACTCCCAAGGATATTGTTGTTTCCTGTGGTGCCAAACACTCCCTGTTCCAGATTTTCCAGGCTCTCGTGAACCCGGGGGACCAAGTTCTTCTTCCGAGCCCCGCCTGGGTCTCCTATCCCGACCAGATCTATCTGAACGGAGGGGAACCTGTTTTTGTTCCCTGCCGGGAAGAAGACGGTTTTCGTCTCACCCCGGAAGCTGTTGAAGCCGCGATCACACCCCGCTCAAAGATCCTTGTCCTGAATTCCCCCAACAATCCGACGGGAGCGGTGATCGGCCAGCGGGCCCTGGAAGGGATCGGAGAACTTGCCCTCAAGCATAATCTCCTGGTTATTTCGGACGAGATTTACGAAAAAATCGTGTATGACAATCACCGGTCCATTTCCATTGCGACGCTGGATCCCCGACTGAAAGAATCCACCATTATCGTCAATGGTGTTTCGAAGACCTATTCCATGACCGGATGGCGCATCGGTTACGCGGCGGGGCCGCGGGAGATCATGCAGGCCGTCGACAGTATCCAGAGCCAGACAACCTCCAATCCCACGTCTATCTCGCAAAAAGCCGCTGCCTTTGCCCTTTCCTCGGGGGACCGATTCTTTCTTCCCATGCTGTCCGCCTATGGGAAGCGGCGGGAAGCGGTGGTGGAAGCCCTGAACCAGGTTCCGGGCATCACCTGCAAAAAGCCGGACGGGGCGTTTTATGCGTTTTTGAATATTTCCGGGTTGCTCGGAAAGTCTTACCGGGGCCATCCGCTCTTGAACGTCTATGAACTGGCCGAGTTTTTTCTTGATGTGGCCAAGGTGACGATCGTTCCAGGAGCACCTTTCGGGAACGATCATCACATGCGGATGTCTTTTGCGGCGTCGCTTTCCGTTCTGCAGGCGGGTATTGACCGTATCCGGGATGCCGTCAGCCGGATGGATTGA
- a CDS encoding FmdB family zinc ribbon protein produces MPIYEYQCHACNKIYEKIQKFSDPVQTVCEVCGGPVVKLLGKPALQFKGSGFYITDYVRKGNSGESPSSGGTKTSPETSSAPASASSTASPAPAPAASSGSESKTA; encoded by the coding sequence ATGCCAATCTACGAATATCAATGTCATGCCTGTAACAAGATTTACGAAAAAATCCAGAAGTTTTCCGATCCTGTCCAGACGGTCTGCGAGGTGTGTGGCGGCCCGGTCGTGAAACTGCTGGGAAAACCCGCCCTTCAGTTCAAGGGGAGCGGTTTTTACATTACGGATTATGTCCGAAAGGGGAACTCCGGAGAGTCACCCTCTTCCGGCGGGACAAAAACATCTCCGGAAACGTCTTCCGCTCCTGCTTCTGCATCTTCGACCGCTTCCCCGGCACCCGCTCCTGCCGCTTCTTCCGGAAGCGAGTCAAAAACCGCCTGA
- a CDS encoding ABC transporter ATP-binding protein: protein MSRGLSVFTRDLIKNYPMGTGEVAVLKGISLEIRPGKLVALTGESGAGKSTLLHILGTVDRSSGGTVRIGDQNLEEQPERIRASFRNRFIGFIFQFHHLLPEFTALENVLVPSWIQGGPENRLLERGKYLLDRMGLGHRLQHRPSELSGGEQQRVAIARALLQEPGLVLADEPTGNLDTHTSLEVFSLLKEMNKEEGMTVVLATHNAHLAGLADRIIHLKDGLLGESSTGTEEPAPMEERKNGGMGN from the coding sequence ATGAGCCGGGGATTGTCCGTTTTTACCCGGGATCTGATCAAGAACTACCCGATGGGGACAGGAGAAGTAGCCGTTCTGAAAGGTATTTCCCTTGAGATCAGGCCCGGCAAACTGGTCGCTCTGACCGGTGAATCCGGAGCAGGAAAAAGCACTCTTCTGCACATTCTGGGAACCGTCGACCGCTCTTCCGGAGGAACGGTCCGGATCGGAGACCAAAATCTCGAAGAACAGCCCGAGCGGATCCGCGCTTCCTTTCGGAATCGTTTCATCGGTTTCATCTTTCAGTTCCATCATCTTCTCCCCGAGTTCACGGCACTGGAAAATGTCCTTGTCCCTTCCTGGATCCAGGGGGGACCGGAAAATCGCCTTCTGGAACGGGGAAAATATCTGCTCGACCGGATGGGCCTCGGTCATCGTCTCCAACATCGCCCTTCGGAGCTTTCCGGAGGAGAACAGCAACGGGTGGCGATCGCACGGGCCCTCCTTCAGGAACCCGGCCTCGTTCTCGCCGACGAACCGACGGGGAATCTCGACACCCACACCAGCCTCGAAGTATTTTCGCTTCTGAAAGAGATGAACAAGGAAGAGGGAATGACCGTCGTTCTGGCCACGCACAACGCTCACCTGGCGGGTCTGGCTGACCGGATTATTCACCTGAAGGATGGTCTTCTGGGAGAGTCCTCCACCGGGACAGAGGAACCTGCCCCGATGGAAGAAAGAAAAAACGGGGGGATGGGAAATTAG
- a CDS encoding lipoprotein-releasing ABC transporter permease subunit has translation MIPGRFEWKVAIRYLRSNRRSRTLSLQTIISVSGVTVGVAALMATLAVMTGFQHKLRSKILGVNSHIVLTDGRGAPMDHPEDIEKEVRKIPGVLHVAPFILGQAMLSEGKTVSGAVLRGISPSSENKVTRFERYMVRGRLSDLDRPANAHRPGIVLGEDLADRLNVDIGDTVDVISPNGTMSAFGMVPKIRHFAVVGIFRSGLYEYDNTLALLSLPESARFLGLPQGSVTGLEIQVSHIMQASRISREIATRLGYPYWPRSWLQMNRNLFSALFLEKTVMFIILVLIVLVASFNIVSTLTMIVMDKGKEIAILKTMGATEGQIRKIFMIDGLLIGLVGTAAGLPIGYLITFLLEHFYRLPNDVYFVSHIPVIIRVSDILMVSLSAIGISFVATLYPSSRAARLDPIQSLRYE, from the coding sequence GTGATCCCCGGCCGCTTCGAGTGGAAGGTCGCCATCCGTTACCTGCGCTCGAACCGTCGCTCCCGGACACTGTCCCTGCAAACCATCATTTCGGTGAGCGGCGTGACTGTCGGCGTTGCCGCTCTCATGGCCACCCTGGCGGTCATGACAGGCTTCCAGCACAAGCTTCGCTCCAAGATCCTCGGCGTGAACTCCCATATTGTCCTGACAGATGGTCGCGGAGCCCCCATGGATCATCCGGAGGACATCGAAAAGGAGGTCCGAAAGATTCCCGGTGTCCTGCACGTGGCGCCCTTCATTCTTGGTCAGGCAATGCTTTCCGAGGGAAAAACCGTCTCCGGAGCCGTTCTCCGGGGGATTTCGCCCTCCTCTGAGAACAAGGTCACCCGTTTTGAACGGTATATGGTCCGGGGCAGGCTCTCCGACCTCGACCGGCCCGCCAATGCCCACCGTCCGGGAATCGTTCTCGGAGAGGATCTCGCGGACCGGTTGAACGTGGACATCGGGGATACGGTCGACGTGATCAGCCCGAACGGCACCATGTCGGCGTTCGGAATGGTCCCCAAAATACGACACTTCGCGGTGGTCGGCATTTTCCGTTCCGGGTTATACGAGTACGACAATACACTGGCTCTCCTGTCGCTCCCTGAATCCGCCCGATTTCTGGGGTTGCCGCAAGGGTCCGTCACCGGTCTCGAGATCCAGGTCTCCCATATTATGCAGGCTTCGCGAATCTCCCGGGAAATCGCCACCCGGCTCGGATATCCGTATTGGCCCCGATCGTGGCTCCAGATGAACAGAAACCTTTTTTCGGCCCTCTTTCTCGAAAAAACGGTCATGTTCATCATCCTGGTCCTGATCGTTCTCGTCGCCTCTTTCAACATCGTGAGCACCCTGACGATGATCGTCATGGACAAAGGCAAGGAAATCGCCATCCTGAAAACCATGGGGGCAACAGAAGGGCAGATCCGGAAAATCTTCATGATCGACGGGCTCCTGATCGGACTCGTCGGGACCGCGGCCGGGCTTCCCATCGGATATCTGATCACGTTCCTGCTCGAACATTTTTATCGTCTGCCCAACGATGTCTACTTCGTCAGTCACATTCCCGTGATCATCCGGGTGAGCGATATCCTGATGGTGTCTCTTTCGGCCATCGGAATCAGCTTCGTGGCGACTCTTTACCCCTCCTCCCGTGCGGCGCGACTCGATCCCATCCAGTCTCTGAGGTACGAATGA
- the lysS gene encoding lysine--tRNA ligase — protein sequence MSQEEQGEPRTGELTEQERVRRQKRDRLADAGIDPYGAPFPDREPVARLMERISALPPDISALPPIQSRIAGRVVLLRRFGKAFFATLQDASGRFQIYVRKDHIGEEPYALLAETLDIGDHLGVDGIFFRTKTGEPTLDASHVTFLGKSVHPLPEKWHGLTDIEQRYRQRYIDLIVNPDARDVFVRRGKILGSIRRFMEDRGFMEVETPMMHPSPGGALARPFVTHHNALDVDLYLRIAPELYLKRLMVGGFDLVFEINRNFRNEGFSPRHNPEFTMMEFYMAYHSPEDLMALTESLFERLAREIHGESRFSYGEHLLDFAGPYRRLSYFDALIGATGLDRSSLFDETRIMDLIRKKGLEIPPRRAGKPYIADLQNLLFEEEIEKTLIQPTFVTGYPRSISPLARSSREDPEITDRFELFVAGVEIANGFMELNDPDEQLRRFLSQQESRNSGDLEAPPPDMDYIRALEIGLPPTAGEGIGIDRLVMLLTNQHSIRDVLLFPQMRPQ from the coding sequence GTGTCCCAGGAAGAACAAGGCGAACCCCGGACGGGGGAGCTGACAGAACAGGAGCGTGTCCGCCGGCAAAAACGGGATCGTCTGGCGGATGCAGGTATCGATCCCTACGGGGCACCTTTTCCGGACCGGGAACCGGTCGCCCGTCTCATGGAGAGAATCTCCGCTCTTCCTCCCGATATCTCCGCCCTTCCTCCCATTCAAAGCCGGATCGCGGGACGGGTCGTTCTATTGCGTCGTTTCGGCAAGGCATTCTTTGCCACCTTGCAGGACGCCAGCGGACGCTTCCAGATCTATGTCCGGAAGGACCATATCGGCGAGGAACCCTATGCTCTTTTGGCGGAAACCCTCGATATCGGCGACCATCTCGGCGTGGACGGCATCTTCTTCCGGACAAAAACAGGCGAACCCACCCTTGATGCCTCCCATGTCACCTTCCTCGGAAAATCCGTGCATCCCCTTCCGGAAAAATGGCATGGTCTGACCGATATTGAACAACGATACCGACAGCGATACATCGATCTGATCGTCAATCCCGATGCCCGGGACGTCTTTGTCAGGCGCGGAAAAATCCTTGGCTCGATCCGCCGCTTCATGGAAGACCGGGGGTTCATGGAAGTTGAAACCCCCATGATGCACCCCTCACCGGGTGGAGCCCTGGCGCGCCCGTTCGTGACACACCACAACGCCCTCGATGTCGATCTGTATTTAAGGATTGCCCCCGAACTCTACCTGAAGCGCCTCATGGTCGGAGGGTTCGACCTGGTCTTCGAAATCAACCGGAACTTCCGGAATGAAGGCTTCAGTCCCCGGCACAACCCCGAATTCACCATGATGGAATTTTACATGGCGTACCACAGTCCCGAAGACCTGATGGCGCTCACCGAATCCCTTTTTGAACGACTCGCCCGCGAAATTCACGGGGAGTCCCGCTTTTCCTATGGGGAACATCTTCTGGACTTCGCCGGACCTTACCGTCGCCTGTCCTATTTCGACGCGCTCATCGGAGCCACCGGACTGGATCGTTCTTCCCTGTTTGATGAAACGCGGATCATGGACCTGATCCGGAAAAAAGGACTGGAGATCCCCCCGCGCCGGGCCGGCAAACCCTATATTGCGGATCTCCAGAACCTGCTGTTCGAGGAAGAGATCGAAAAGACCCTGATCCAGCCGACGTTCGTCACCGGATATCCTCGCTCCATCTCGCCTCTTGCCCGCTCTTCCCGCGAAGATCCGGAGATCACCGACCGCTTCGAATTGTTTGTCGCCGGAGTGGAAATCGCGAACGGATTTATGGAGCTGAACGATCCGGACGAACAACTGAGACGGTTTCTTTCCCAGCAGGAATCCCGAAACTCGGGAGACCTTGAGGCCCCCCCGCCCGACATGGACTATATCCGCGCCCTGGAAATCGGTCTGCCTCCCACAGCGGGCGAAGGAATCGGAATCGACCGCCTGGTCATGCTTCTGACAAACCAGCATTCCATCCGGGATGTTCTGCTTTTTCCCCAGATGAGACCCCAGTGA
- the mtnA gene encoding S-methyl-5-thioribose-1-phosphate isomerase, giving the protein MIDAVRWVRTPENQHEVHVLDQRLLPLRTEFMVCRTASDMATAIRDMVVRGAPAIGIAAAFGVALGSQSWNPGAGFSYQQHMEETTRLLGATRPTAVNLFWALERMRALWAMPVIGDPSGLTGSLFLEAQSIKDEDIRMNRKMGDHGQALLPDSATVLTHCNAGALATGGFGTALGVIRAAVSAGKTIRVFADETRPYLQGARLTAYELVEDGIPTTLITDGMGASLMAKKKIDAVIVGADRVTANGDVANKIGTYALAVLARAHGIPFYVAAPFSTIDFSLQSGSQIPIEERSPREITHFGPDVRIAPEGVSVYNPAFDVTPGEFITAIITEKGVFRPDEIRQLAPKSN; this is encoded by the coding sequence ATGATTGATGCCGTCCGCTGGGTGAGAACCCCCGAAAATCAGCACGAAGTTCACGTTCTGGATCAACGGCTCCTGCCGCTTCGTACCGAATTCATGGTCTGCCGGACCGCTTCCGACATGGCAACAGCCATCCGGGACATGGTCGTGCGCGGCGCCCCGGCCATCGGGATCGCTGCCGCTTTCGGCGTGGCCCTGGGGTCCCAGTCCTGGAATCCGGGAGCCGGTTTTTCCTACCAGCAGCACATGGAAGAAACGACCAGGCTCCTCGGGGCCACAAGGCCCACCGCCGTGAATCTCTTCTGGGCTCTGGAACGGATGCGCGCCCTCTGGGCAATGCCGGTCATCGGGGACCCTTCCGGTCTCACCGGATCTCTTTTCCTCGAGGCACAGAGCATCAAGGACGAGGACATCCGGATGAACCGGAAAATGGGCGATCATGGACAGGCACTCCTTCCGGACTCCGCGACGGTTCTGACCCACTGCAATGCCGGCGCCCTTGCGACAGGGGGATTTGGCACCGCCCTCGGCGTCATCCGGGCGGCGGTCTCGGCCGGAAAGACCATCCGTGTTTTTGCCGATGAAACGCGCCCCTACCTTCAGGGTGCCCGTCTGACTGCCTACGAACTTGTGGAAGACGGTATTCCGACCACTCTGATCACCGACGGAATGGGCGCGTCCCTGATGGCAAAGAAAAAGATCGATGCGGTGATTGTCGGTGCGGACCGGGTGACGGCAAATGGCGACGTGGCGAACAAGATCGGTACCTATGCCCTGGCAGTCCTGGCCCGGGCTCACGGTATTCCGTTCTATGTGGCGGCGCCGTTTTCGACCATCGACTTTTCCCTGCAGTCCGGATCCCAGATCCCGATCGAAGAGCGCTCTCCCCGGGAAATCACCCATTTCGGTCCGGATGTCCGGATAGCACCGGAAGGGGTTTCCGTCTATAACCCTGCGTTCGACGTCACGCCAGGCGAGTTCATCACAGCGATCATCACGGAAAAAGGGGTGTTCCGGCCGGACGAAATCCGTCAACTGGCGCCCAAATCCAACTGA
- a CDS encoding amylo-alpha-1,6-glucosidase, with the protein MERDIPLPTPVRFDITAFRDPETPEGREWWLSMGNGGYLSGTLLHSLARGYHGIGVLATVPPVGRTLLWVKWDGWIEDGESRVPLTSNHWGDHSWDPRGFLFLESFFLEGRMPVWKYRWKDRVLTVRIWHDATIRATVLSFLLDSPDALDLVLHFYVNCRDHHGIIQGDPPEASCRVEEDTGFLSIGGLSSTVRVPEGTLSVNTSVVRTFFYPRERERGLSDWENHRLAFSAKKTLFPGQEAGVLWTGISSGQAPPSLKDNWTRISRQGFLEGEKALLKTARGRHSCLESVPAWVNSLILAADSFIVDRPPLSGVPGAKTIIAGYPWFGDWGRDTMIALPGLLLATGRWNDARSILLFFAGKLRNGILPNYFPEDGSEPLYNTADASLWFVRACHHYGRSTRDYAALRLLYPSLLSVMDAYRNGTLFGIGVDPLDGLVRTGSSDLPLTWMDARIDGRAVTLRHGKPVELSALWFGALASMTWIAGRLREDSTDFRKDQEKTRRGFRKFVREDGLGLHDVLEGDPAEMNAIRPNQILALTCAEGLLSVPEEMGVLETVTDHLLTPFGLRSLSPTDPRYQGTYAGPPAARDNAYHQGTVWAWLLGHFAMASFRHSGNIDATWSLFDGLKHHLGEAGLGSISEIFDGDAPHLPRGCPLQAWSVGSTLEALLHLLEYPPSGTLF; encoded by the coding sequence ATGGAAAGGGATATCCCCCTCCCCACACCTGTCCGTTTCGATATCACCGCTTTCCGGGACCCCGAAACTCCGGAAGGCCGTGAATGGTGGCTATCCATGGGAAACGGGGGATATCTGTCCGGAACCTTGCTCCATTCTCTCGCCCGGGGCTACCATGGAATCGGCGTTCTGGCAACAGTTCCCCCGGTCGGCCGCACGCTCCTCTGGGTCAAATGGGATGGCTGGATTGAGGATGGAGAAAGCCGGGTCCCCCTGACATCCAACCACTGGGGCGATCACTCCTGGGATCCCCGGGGATTCCTGTTTCTCGAATCGTTTTTTCTGGAGGGGCGAATGCCCGTCTGGAAGTATCGCTGGAAGGACAGAGTCCTGACAGTCCGGATCTGGCATGATGCCACGATTCGGGCTACGGTGCTCTCCTTTCTTCTTGATTCTCCGGACGCGCTCGATCTGGTTCTCCATTTCTACGTCAATTGTCGGGACCATCACGGGATCATCCAGGGTGATCCCCCCGAAGCCTCCTGCCGGGTAGAGGAGGATACGGGGTTCCTCTCCATCGGGGGTCTCTCCTCAACTGTCCGTGTACCGGAAGGAACCTTGTCGGTCAACACGTCTGTGGTTCGAACCTTTTTCTATCCCCGGGAAAGAGAACGGGGACTTTCCGATTGGGAAAACCACCGCCTGGCTTTTTCAGCAAAAAAAACACTCTTTCCCGGTCAGGAGGCCGGGGTTCTCTGGACCGGAATCTCCTCTGGCCAGGCCCCTCCCTCTCTGAAGGACAACTGGACCCGCATTTCCCGGCAGGGTTTTCTTGAAGGTGAAAAAGCACTTCTGAAAACAGCCCGGGGACGACATTCCTGCCTGGAATCCGTCCCGGCCTGGGTCAATTCCCTGATTCTGGCCGCAGATTCGTTTATCGTCGACCGCCCTCCCCTGTCCGGAGTGCCAGGGGCCAAAACGATCATTGCGGGTTATCCCTGGTTCGGCGACTGGGGGCGGGATACCATGATCGCGCTTCCCGGCCTTCTTCTGGCTACCGGAAGATGGAACGACGCCCGCTCCATCCTTCTCTTCTTTGCCGGAAAATTAAGGAACGGCATTCTTCCAAACTATTTCCCCGAAGACGGATCCGAACCTCTTTATAACACGGCCGATGCTTCCCTCTGGTTTGTCCGGGCCTGCCATCATTACGGGCGCAGCACCCGGGACTACGCTGCCCTCAGATTGCTGTACCCGTCTCTTCTCTCCGTGATGGACGCCTACCGGAACGGGACCCTTTTCGGAATCGGGGTGGACCCGCTGGACGGCCTTGTCCGGACAGGATCGTCGGATCTTCCCCTGACATGGATGGACGCCCGCATCGACGGGCGAGCCGTCACCCTTCGTCATGGCAAACCTGTCGAACTTTCCGCCCTCTGGTTCGGTGCACTCGCCTCCATGACCTGGATTGCTGGACGGCTTCGGGAGGACAGCACGGATTTCCGGAAGGATCAGGAAAAAACCCGCCGGGGTTTCCGAAAGTTTGTCCGGGAGGACGGACTTGGACTCCATGATGTCCTGGAAGGAGATCCGGCAGAGATGAATGCCATTCGTCCAAACCAGATCCTTGCCCTTACCTGTGCGGAGGGCCTTCTGAGTGTCCCCGAGGAAATGGGCGTTCTCGAGACGGTCACGGACCATTTGCTCACGCCTTTTGGTTTAAGATCCCTGTCCCCGACCGACCCCCGCTACCAGGGAACGTACGCGGGTCCTCCTGCGGCCAGGGACAACGCGTATCATCAGGGAACGGTTTGGGCCTGGCTTCTCGGGCATTTTGCCATGGCCTCCTTCCGGCATTCCGGAAATATTGACGCCACCTGGTCGCTGTTCGACGGACTGAAACACCATCTAGGAGAAGCCGGACTGGGCTCCATCAGTGAAATCTTTGACGGAGATGCCCCCCACCTTCCCCGTGGATGCCCGCTTCAGGCCTGGTCCGTCGGCTCCACACTGGAAGCGCTCCTGCATCTTCTCGAATATCCGCCCTCCGGGACTCTATTCTGA